From Cellulomonas oligotrophica, a single genomic window includes:
- a CDS encoding HAD family hydrolase: MADQTGARPARTAAFFDLDKTIIATSSATAFSKGLLAGGLLTRRSVVAAAYAQIGYLLGGAGPAATERLRAALSRTAAGWDVDLVSSIVRDTLRESIEPVVYAEALELIALHHAYGRDVVVVSASGAEVVEPIAQMLGADHVVATRMVVEDGRYTGEIAFYAYGENKAVAVRELAAERGYDLARCYAYSDSITDAPMLAEVGHGFAVNPDRALRRLAQAEGWGVLTFRRPTALRPAAPSRRSLATGAGLAVVAVAVVLAARWWRRRRSGS, encoded by the coding sequence ATGGCCGACCAGACCGGTGCGCGTCCCGCGCGCACGGCCGCGTTCTTCGACCTCGACAAGACGATCATCGCGACGTCGTCCGCGACCGCGTTCTCCAAGGGCCTGCTCGCCGGCGGCCTGCTGACGCGGCGCTCGGTGGTCGCCGCGGCCTACGCCCAGATCGGGTACCTGCTCGGCGGCGCGGGGCCGGCGGCGACCGAGCGGCTGCGGGCCGCGCTCTCGCGCACCGCGGCCGGGTGGGACGTCGACCTGGTCTCGTCGATCGTGCGGGACACGCTGCGCGAGTCGATCGAGCCGGTGGTCTACGCCGAGGCCCTCGAGCTCATCGCGCTGCACCACGCCTACGGGCGCGACGTGGTCGTGGTGTCCGCGTCGGGGGCGGAGGTCGTCGAGCCCATCGCGCAGATGCTCGGGGCCGACCACGTGGTGGCCACCCGCATGGTCGTCGAGGACGGCCGCTACACCGGCGAGATCGCGTTCTACGCGTACGGCGAGAACAAGGCGGTGGCCGTGCGCGAGCTGGCCGCGGAGCGCGGGTACGACCTCGCGCGCTGCTACGCCTACTCCGACTCCATCACCGACGCCCCCATGCTCGCCGAGGTCGGCCACGGGTTCGCCGTGAACCCGGACCGTGCGCTGCGCCGCCTCGCGCAGGCCGAGGGCTGGGGCGTGCTGACGTTCCGCCGCCCCACGGCGCTGCGCCCCGCGGCGCCGTCGCGGCGCTCCCTGGCGACGGGCGCCGGGCTCGCCGTCGTCGCCGTGGCCGTCGTGCTCGCCGCCCGGTGGTGGCGACGCCGCCGGTCCGGATCCTGA
- a CDS encoding Fic family protein, which yields MSGDPLQDLVGLPGVADAVEAARASCEELRWHEAFRRRWREVRAESGLHAARASAQLDGARVPLDVLRSWATGTAAGPGAGGRGADPADALALGALRAQAVVERALPDLGGRAPASSVALPQLLARLHTAAAADLLPAAAVGRPRDGDAQDLRGLGAAPSPEQAAARTGALVEVVAASTAPALVVAAVVHAELLVVRPFAAGNGVVARAAARWLLTVRGLDPTGTVLAEPVWADVPAAYLAGAARFATGTPEGVAAWLVGYAEAVRSGAARARVVADAVLAGRLPVT from the coding sequence GTGAGCGGGGACCCGCTGCAGGACCTCGTCGGCCTGCCGGGCGTCGCCGACGCCGTCGAGGCCGCGCGCGCCTCCTGCGAGGAGCTGCGCTGGCACGAGGCGTTCCGGCGCCGGTGGCGCGAGGTGCGGGCCGAGTCCGGCCTGCACGCGGCGCGCGCGTCGGCGCAGCTCGACGGTGCGCGCGTCCCGCTGGACGTGCTGCGGTCGTGGGCGACAGGTACCGCGGCCGGCCCGGGGGCCGGAGGTCGCGGCGCCGACCCCGCCGACGCGCTCGCGCTGGGCGCACTGCGGGCGCAGGCCGTGGTCGAGCGGGCGCTGCCGGACCTCGGCGGGCGTGCGCCGGCGTCGTCTGTCGCGCTGCCGCAGCTGCTGGCGCGCCTGCACACCGCCGCCGCGGCGGACCTGCTGCCGGCCGCGGCGGTCGGGCGCCCGCGCGACGGCGACGCGCAGGACCTGCGGGGCCTGGGGGCGGCGCCGTCGCCCGAGCAGGCGGCGGCGCGCACGGGCGCCCTCGTCGAGGTGGTCGCCGCGTCGACCGCCCCGGCCCTGGTGGTCGCGGCCGTGGTGCACGCCGAGCTGCTGGTGGTCCGGCCGTTCGCGGCGGGCAACGGGGTGGTGGCGCGGGCCGCGGCGCGCTGGCTGCTCACGGTGCGCGGCCTCGACCCGACGGGCACCGTGCTCGCCGAGCCGGTGTGGGCGGACGTCCCGGCGGCGTACCTGGCCGGCGCGGCCCGGTTCGCGACCGGCACGCCCGAGGGGGTGGCCGCGTGGCTCGTCGGGTACGCCGAGGCGGTGCGCTCCGGGGCGGCGCGTGCCCGCGTCGTCGCCGACGCCGTCCTGGCGGGCCGGCTGCCGGTGACCTGA
- a CDS encoding NUDIX hydrolase → MPTPDHVLALRAHVGHALLWLPGVTAVVLREVAGRTQVLLVRRTDNGAWTPVTGIVDPGEDPARAGAREVLEEADVVAVPERLARVHALPPMRYDNGDEAQYLDHTYRFAWVQGEPRPADGENTAAAWFDLDALPPMSEEMLARVRVALPARGEAVFDA, encoded by the coding sequence GTGCCGACCCCTGACCACGTCCTGGCCCTGCGCGCGCACGTCGGGCACGCGCTGCTCTGGCTGCCCGGGGTGACGGCGGTGGTGCTCCGGGAGGTCGCCGGCCGCACGCAGGTGCTGCTCGTGCGTCGCACCGACAACGGCGCGTGGACACCCGTGACGGGCATCGTCGACCCGGGGGAGGACCCGGCGCGGGCCGGTGCGCGCGAGGTGCTCGAGGAGGCGGACGTCGTGGCGGTGCCCGAGCGGCTGGCCCGCGTGCACGCCCTGCCGCCGATGCGGTACGACAACGGCGACGAGGCCCAGTACCTCGACCACACGTACCGGTTCGCGTGGGTGCAGGGCGAGCCGCGCCCGGCCGACGGGGAGAACACCGCCGCGGCCTGGTTCGACCTCGACGCGCTCCCGCCGATGAGCGAGGAGATGCTGGCCCGCGTCCGGGTGGCGCTGCCCGCCCGCGGCGAGGCCGTGTTCGACGCGTGA
- a CDS encoding NAD-dependent malic enzyme, whose product MVSAPSVSSSITARLEVKARPTAVSDLTTAIEKAGGIVTALDVTASFHEAMTVDVTCATRDVDHAQDVVAALENLDGVVVKRVSDRTFLLHLGGKLSVESKVPLRTRDDLSMAYTPGVARVCQAIAEHPEDARRLTIKRNTIAVVTDGTAVLGLGDIGPLAALPVMEGKAVLFKRFADIDAFPICLDTTDVDQIVETVCAIAPAFAGINLEDISAPRCFEVERRLRERLDIPVFHDDQHGTAIVVVAALRNALTVVGKQIGDVRVVMSGAGAAGTAVLKLLLAAGVRDVVVADIDGVVHVGRPGLTPSLRWTAEHTNPRGVTGTIHDAVVGADVFVGLSAPDVITAHDVSRMASDAIVFALANPRPEVDPDEAARYAAVVGTGRSDFANQINNVLAFPGVFRGLLDAQSHTITEPMLLAAAEALASVVRPEELNPTYIVPSVFNPEVTTVVAAAVRHAAEAEDAARERRPPTGEIAAVRRR is encoded by the coding sequence ATGGTCTCCGCGCCCTCCGTGTCGTCGTCCATCACCGCCCGGCTGGAGGTCAAGGCCCGGCCCACCGCCGTGTCCGACCTGACCACCGCGATCGAGAAGGCCGGCGGCATCGTCACGGCGCTCGACGTCACGGCGTCGTTCCACGAGGCGATGACCGTGGACGTCACGTGCGCGACGCGCGACGTCGACCACGCCCAGGACGTCGTCGCCGCGCTGGAGAACCTCGACGGGGTCGTCGTCAAGCGCGTCTCCGACCGCACGTTCCTGCTGCACCTGGGCGGCAAGCTGTCCGTGGAGTCGAAGGTGCCGCTGCGCACCCGCGACGACCTGTCGATGGCGTACACCCCGGGCGTCGCGCGCGTGTGCCAGGCCATCGCCGAGCACCCGGAGGACGCGCGCCGCCTCACCATCAAGCGGAACACGATCGCCGTGGTCACCGACGGGACGGCCGTGCTAGGCCTCGGCGACATCGGCCCGCTGGCCGCGCTGCCCGTGATGGAGGGCAAGGCCGTGCTGTTCAAGCGGTTCGCCGACATCGACGCGTTCCCGATCTGCCTCGACACCACCGACGTGGACCAGATCGTCGAGACGGTGTGCGCGATCGCGCCGGCGTTCGCGGGCATCAACCTCGAGGACATCTCCGCCCCCCGCTGCTTCGAGGTCGAGCGCCGCCTGCGCGAGCGCCTCGACATCCCCGTCTTCCACGACGACCAGCACGGCACCGCGATCGTCGTGGTCGCCGCCCTGCGCAACGCGCTGACCGTGGTGGGCAAGCAGATCGGCGACGTGCGCGTCGTCATGTCCGGCGCGGGCGCGGCCGGCACCGCGGTGCTCAAGCTGCTGCTCGCCGCCGGGGTTCGCGACGTCGTGGTCGCCGACATCGACGGCGTCGTGCACGTCGGCCGGCCCGGCCTGACCCCGTCGCTGCGGTGGACCGCCGAGCACACCAACCCCCGCGGGGTCACCGGCACGATCCACGACGCGGTCGTCGGCGCCGACGTGTTCGTGGGGCTGTCCGCGCCCGACGTCATCACCGCGCACGACGTGTCGCGCATGGCGTCCGACGCGATCGTCTTCGCCCTGGCCAACCCGCGGCCGGAGGTCGACCCCGACGAGGCCGCCCGCTACGCCGCGGTCGTCGGCACCGGCCGCTCGGACTTCGCGAACCAGATCAACAACGTCCTCGCGTTCCCCGGGGTGTTCCGCGGGCTGCTCGACGCCCAGTCGCACACCATCACCGAGCCCATGCTGCTGGCCGCCGCCGAGGCCCTGGCGTCCGTCGTGCGCCCCGAGGAGCTGAACCCGACGTACATCGTGCCCAGCGTGTTCAACCCGGAGGTCACGACGGTCGTGGCCGCCGCCGTGCGGCACGCCGCCGAGGCCGAGGACGCCGCCCGCGAGCGCCGCCCCCCGACCGGGGAGATCGCGGCCGTGCGTCGCCGCTGA
- a CDS encoding formate/nitrite transporter family protein, which produces MLSIPEAVATHVDGAVHKVELVRTPGLFLVRTMLAGAYIGIGVLIMVTAGGPLVVAGSPWAPLVQGAVFGIALTIVLVAGGELATSAMMILTQGAIAGRVGWGRAGAVLLACLGGNLLGALVFAALLAGSGVLAPETAAGQNIARMIEHKAEATTLQLVVRGVLCNLMVCLAVWCWARLRGEVARILVVFACVLVFITSGFEHVVANMTTFWFGLLTGVPGATVGEFARNVLAVGVGNTLGGAVLVGAAYAYGARPAPVPVEAAPEPMAAAPGRRPAGAGLPH; this is translated from the coding sequence GTGCTGAGCATCCCCGAGGCCGTCGCCACCCACGTCGACGGTGCCGTCCACAAGGTCGAGCTGGTCCGCACGCCGGGCCTGTTCCTGGTGCGCACCATGCTCGCCGGCGCCTACATCGGCATCGGCGTGCTCATCATGGTGACCGCAGGCGGTCCGCTGGTCGTGGCGGGCAGCCCGTGGGCGCCGCTCGTGCAGGGTGCGGTGTTCGGCATCGCGCTGACGATCGTGCTCGTCGCGGGCGGTGAGCTCGCGACCAGCGCCATGATGATCCTCACGCAGGGCGCGATCGCCGGGCGCGTCGGCTGGGGCCGCGCGGGTGCGGTGCTGCTGGCCTGCCTGGGCGGCAACCTGCTCGGCGCCCTCGTCTTCGCGGCGCTGCTGGCCGGGTCGGGGGTGCTGGCGCCCGAGACCGCCGCGGGGCAGAACATCGCCCGGATGATCGAGCACAAGGCCGAGGCGACGACGCTGCAGCTGGTGGTCCGGGGCGTGCTGTGCAACCTCATGGTCTGCCTGGCCGTGTGGTGCTGGGCGCGGCTGCGCGGCGAGGTCGCGCGGATCCTCGTGGTGTTCGCGTGCGTGCTGGTCTTCATCACGTCCGGGTTCGAGCACGTCGTGGCGAACATGACGACGTTCTGGTTCGGCCTGCTCACGGGCGTCCCGGGGGCGACGGTCGGGGAGTTCGCGCGGAACGTGCTGGCGGTCGGGGTGGGCAACACGCTCGGTGGGGCCGTGCTCGTCGGGGCGGCGTACGCCTACGGCGCGCGACCGGCGCCCGTGCCCGTGGAGGCAGCACCGGAGCCGATGGCCGCCGCGCCGGGGCGCCGACCGGCAGGAGCAGGCCTGCCGCACTAG
- the acs gene encoding acetate--CoA ligase, translating to MPLRRRSTVTEPSPTPAPVPPAEALPADGGRADHGGLENLSTEDRRFPPDADFAAQANAHADLYAWAAADRPGFWADQARELLSWSTPFTQTLDTSDAPFFRWFADGRLNATYNAVDRHVEAGRGDRVAIHFEGEGGDTRTLTYADLQRETSKAANALAALGVRTGDRVAVYLPMIPEAIVTMLACARLGAAHSVVFGGFSAEALSSRILDAEAKVVVTADGGFRRGAPSALKPAVDEALAKGAPSVAHVLVVRRTGQPVEWTQGRDVWWHDAVEAASAQHEPVEVDAEHPLFILYTSGTTGKPKGIFHTTGGYLTQAAWTHLNVFDLKPETDVYWCTADVGWITGHTYVVYGPLVNGATQVVYEGTPDTPHKGRWWEIVAKYGVTILYTAPTAIRTCMKWGDAIPAAHDLSSLRVLGSVGEPINPEAWTWYRRVIGGDRTPVVDTWWQTETGAIMISPLPGVTTAKPGSAQVPLPGIAADVVDDTAQPVPNGSGGYLVVTEPWPSMLRGIWGDPQRYADTYWSRFRGLYFAGDGAKKDADGDVWLLGRVDDVMNVSGHRLSTTEIESALVSHTWVAEAAVVGASDDTTGQAVVAFVILRQDALEVLGTDPDAVQQTLRDHVAKEIGPIAKPRQVLVVPELPKTRSGKIMRRLLRDVAEHRTVGDATTLADASVMDLIAQGLQRPAPSAD from the coding sequence ATGCCGCTGCGGAGGAGAAGCACCGTGACCGAGCCGTCCCCGACGCCCGCCCCCGTCCCGCCCGCCGAGGCCCTGCCTGCCGACGGCGGGCGCGCCGACCACGGCGGGCTCGAGAACCTCAGCACCGAGGACCGCCGGTTCCCGCCCGACGCGGACTTCGCCGCGCAGGCCAACGCCCACGCGGACCTGTACGCGTGGGCCGCCGCGGACCGGCCGGGGTTCTGGGCCGACCAGGCGCGCGAGCTGCTGAGCTGGTCGACGCCCTTCACGCAGACCCTCGACACCTCGGACGCCCCGTTCTTCCGGTGGTTCGCCGACGGCCGGCTCAACGCGACGTACAACGCGGTGGACCGGCACGTCGAGGCGGGCCGGGGCGACCGGGTCGCGATCCACTTCGAGGGCGAGGGCGGCGACACCCGCACGCTGACCTACGCGGACCTGCAGCGCGAGACGTCGAAGGCCGCGAACGCGCTGGCCGCGCTGGGCGTGCGCACGGGCGACCGGGTCGCGGTCTACCTGCCGATGATCCCCGAGGCGATCGTCACGATGCTGGCGTGCGCCCGCCTGGGTGCCGCGCACTCGGTCGTGTTCGGCGGGTTCTCGGCCGAGGCGCTGAGCTCGCGGATCCTCGACGCCGAGGCCAAGGTCGTGGTGACGGCCGACGGCGGGTTCCGCCGCGGTGCGCCGAGCGCGCTCAAGCCGGCCGTCGACGAGGCCCTCGCCAAGGGCGCCCCGAGCGTCGCGCACGTGCTCGTGGTGCGGCGCACCGGGCAGCCCGTGGAGTGGACGCAGGGACGCGACGTCTGGTGGCACGACGCGGTCGAGGCCGCGTCGGCGCAGCACGAGCCCGTCGAGGTCGACGCCGAGCACCCGCTGTTCATCCTCTACACGTCGGGCACCACCGGGAAGCCCAAGGGGATCTTCCACACCACCGGCGGGTACCTCACCCAGGCGGCGTGGACGCACCTCAACGTGTTCGACCTCAAGCCCGAGACGGACGTGTACTGGTGCACCGCCGACGTCGGATGGATCACCGGGCACACGTACGTCGTCTACGGCCCCCTGGTCAACGGCGCGACCCAGGTGGTGTACGAGGGCACGCCCGACACCCCCCACAAGGGCCGCTGGTGGGAGATCGTCGCGAAGTACGGCGTGACGATCCTCTACACGGCGCCCACGGCGATCCGCACGTGCATGAAGTGGGGCGACGCGATCCCCGCCGCGCACGACCTGTCGAGCCTGCGGGTGCTGGGGTCGGTGGGCGAGCCCATCAACCCCGAGGCGTGGACCTGGTACCGGCGCGTCATCGGCGGCGACCGCACCCCCGTGGTGGACACGTGGTGGCAGACCGAGACCGGCGCCATCATGATCAGCCCCCTGCCGGGCGTCACGACCGCCAAGCCCGGGTCGGCGCAGGTGCCGCTGCCGGGGATCGCCGCCGACGTCGTCGACGACACCGCGCAGCCGGTGCCGAACGGCTCGGGCGGGTACCTCGTGGTCACCGAGCCGTGGCCGTCGATGCTGCGCGGCATCTGGGGCGACCCCCAGCGGTACGCGGACACGTACTGGTCGCGGTTCCGCGGGCTGTACTTCGCCGGCGACGGCGCGAAGAAGGACGCCGACGGCGACGTGTGGCTGCTCGGCCGGGTCGACGACGTCATGAACGTCTCCGGGCACCGGCTGTCGACCACGGAGATCGAGTCGGCGCTGGTCTCGCACACGTGGGTCGCCGAGGCCGCGGTCGTCGGCGCGTCCGACGACACCACGGGCCAGGCGGTCGTCGCGTTCGTGATCCTGCGGCAGGACGCGCTCGAGGTGCTCGGCACCGACCCGGACGCGGTGCAGCAGACGCTGCGCGACCACGTCGCCAAGGAGATCGGGCCGATCGCCAAGCCCCGGCAGGTGCTCGTGGTGCCGGAGCTGCCGAAGACGCGCTCGGGCAAGATCATGCGCCGCCTGCTGCGCGACGTCGCCGAGCACCGCACCGTCGGCGACGCGACGACGCTGGCGGACGCGTCGGTGATGGACCTCATCGCGCAGGGCCTGCAGCGGCCCGCACCGTCGGCGGACTGA